In Gammaproteobacteria bacterium, the DNA window TGGCAATATGGAACAAAAATTATCGACGAAAAAGGATTGCACCAACAGAGCATTAGTTCCCTGGGAGAACCAGGTTTCATGCGTTTTAATCGTGGAAAGGATACTGGAGATACAGTGCTTCTCGTGCCTACCACCAATAGCATCTGTCTGATAAAAAATGAACGTTGAAAACATCGGTTGGTGTTTGCTCGTCCCAAGCACTAAACTTAAGAGTAAATCACTTCACAGCTAAAGCAGGGAGACTCTAATAAAATAAAGCTTGGTTTACCAGCCTAAGTCCAAAACATCGGACTACGTTGCAACGAAGTACAAGACTCACCATGGGGCGGCTTCCTCCTGCCTGTCGACAGACAGGCAACTTCATGCTCTGAAAGCGGTGGATGCAGACAACCTTAGGGGTAGGACGAAATGGTTTGTCGCAAGGTTCGCAAGAACTAAACTGCGTTGCAACTTTGGCGAGGGGAACCACACCGCAAGGTGTGTGTCACCAGGTTCCTAAGGACTAACAACCGGGAAAGACCGGCTTTTTTGACTGACGGTTTTCCCCGCTAAAACCGTCTCTTTTCTTCCCTGCCCGACTAAAGCCAGGGGTATCCTCGGAGACAATGATGATTCGAACTTATTGACGTCGAAATTGTATTCGACGATTACGTCCATCCAGCGGATCATCTTTCACCAGCAATTCTTTTGCTCCCTTGCCTACCGTGATTAAACGGTCAGGCGCTATACCGTATTTATCCACTAAATACTGCTTTGCAGCATTGGCGCGTCGAAGAGACAAATCACGATTATAAATCGGTGAGCCGGCGGCATCGGTGTGTCCCTCAATTATTAATTTGGATGTTCCCGTAGTATCGGAAACCATCCCCTGACCGACAGGATCGAGAAACGCTGTTTGCTCCGGACCAATTTCATCTGATTTATAATTAAATTGTATTTGTACCGCCATTACTGTAGGAGTTGAAGACGGTGAATCAGAAACTACTTGTTGATGAGTATCAGTAGATGACGACGTATTAATAGAACTTTGATCACGTTTGAATCCACGTTTGTCG includes these proteins:
- a CDS encoding putative Outer mnembrane protein OmpA (Evidence 3 : Putative function from multiple computational evidences); the encoded protein is MRITQAARGVYLYAVAVLFIMMNQAGAEEVRLYKTPPSADDVRQALFPEIKPTDDAVIRTSPKRKTRSIQIPPSAEDSRPVDKRGFKRDQSSINTSSSTDTHQQVVSDSPSSTPTVMAVQIQFNYKSDEIGPEQTAFLDPVGQGMVSDTTGTSKLIIEGHTDAAGSPIYNRDLSLRRANAAKQYLVDKYGIAPDRLITVGKGAKELLVKDDPLDGRNRRIQFRRQ
- a CDS encoding exported hypothetical protein (Evidence 5 : Unknown function) — encoded protein: MFRITIKYLAKLFVAIIYATISLPVSAEVAEGNLVPTGTVQLQCWQYGTKIIDEKGLHQQSISSLGEPGFMRFNRGKDTGDTVLLVPTTNSICLIKNER